The DNA sequence GCAGATGTGCAGACAACAGTTCTGGTTACCGGAGAAAGTGGAACAGGCAAGGAGTTGGTTGCTGAGGCGCTCCATTATAAAGGTGAACGTAATAATAAGCCTTTTGTTAAGGTAAACTGTTCAGCTTTATCAGAGAACTTGCTTGAGAGTGAGCTTTTTGGACACGTGAAAGGCGCTTTTACCGGCGCTGTTCAGGATAGGATCGGCAGGTTTCAAAAGGCAAATAGCGGAACTATCTTTTTAGATGAGATAGGAGACATATCACCCCGGATGCAATTACAGCTCTTAAGGGTATTGCAGGAAAGGGAATTTGAGAGGGTTGGAGACTCGACGCCTATCCGGGTGGATGTCCGGGTTGTTGCTGCTACCAATCAAAATTTAAAGGAAAAAATACGGCGCGGTGAGTTCCGTGAAGATCTGTATTACCGTCTAAAGGTAGTGGAGGTGAATTTACCACCATTAAGAGACCGGAGGGAGGATATACCACTCTTGGTTAATCATTTCTTAAATAAGTTCAATAAGAAGTTAACGAAGGAAATTGTAGCAGTTTCTTCCGATGTTCAAAAGATATTCATGGAATATCAATGGCCTGGTAATATCAGGGAGCTGGAGCATACCCTTGAACATGCGTTTATTCTGTGTCGCCAAAAGACCATTACCGTTAATCACCTACCAAGTGCATTTAAAGACTTTGTTGGAACAAAGACATCCTTTCTGGAAGATATGAAGATTGATGAGCCTCAGGCCATCCTTCAGGCATTGAAAAAAGCATCGTGGAATAAAGCAATGGCAGCCCGCTTATTAGGAATGAGCCGACGTACCATCTACCGAAAAATTCATGATTACAAAATAAAAATACAGGACTTATAACCATTCCTTAGTCTGTATCTTCCTCACGCATATGTGTCATGTCGCAGTGTGTGACAAGACACTTCTGTGTCATGTCACATTTCATGTTGGTAAAATATGTACGATAATCTGATCCTGAAAGCATATGTGAATAGCCTTATCTATTTGTTATAAAAAGATATAAGAACGGTCTGTTCTGGTTATACATAATGAATTCATGATGAAATTCATCGTGTAGATTAAGAGTCAATTCTGGTTGAATGTTGTGCCATCTTACCTATGATTCTGGATTATCGAACATGTTAGAAAAACCATGCTTATGTAGCCTTATGATTTAGTATCTTGTAGCACAAAAGGTATGGAAGACCTGTCCTGCAGTAATTGAAATTTCATAAGATTATATGTTAGCTAAATTTATGCACATACCATATTGAAATTCTGTTAAAATTTAGCGCTTTAAATCAATGATATAAAGCTTTTTTCTTTTCTCTGTTTCCTCTTTGCGTTTGTACATTAATGGTCTGTTTTTTGCTTACAAGACTATGAGAAGTAAGCTGCTTTTTAATAAAAACTTAAGAATATGTATAGGAATTTCAAAGTTTTTCATGATACCGTTAACACATCCCTAATTCCAATTTGTAGAGACGCAAGATGCTGCGTCTCTCCAGGGAAATGAACCCACCCCTAACCCCTCCCAAAGAGGGGACTTTTTTATTCCCCTCTTGGGAGGGGTTAGGGGTGGGTAAAAAGCCGTTGGGTTTTGTCGTTTAAAACTCAGTCTAATTTATTTGTTATTAAGAGTATGATACTGGTAGGTTATCAAAGTTCTGATAAGAAAAATACCTTATTACCCTGTTTTGTAAATTGGAGATTTCAGATTGGAGATATCAAAATTTATTTATACATTGACTGAAAATGAACAGGCAAGGCTATTGCTCGCTGGCTTGAATGACCTTGCGTATATCTATGATACAGAGGGAAATATTGTATTTGTAAACAAAGTATTTGAGAAGCTAACAGGACATAAAGCGGAAGAATTCTGTGGAAAACCATTCACGTCCCTTTTTGAAGAAGATGATATAAAAAAGGCACTGGACACTTATACAAGAACGCTTCAGGGGGAAAGCCCGCACTATGAAATCTATTTTAGAAATACAAAAGTATTCTGTGAGTATAAGAATTCTCCTTTGACAGATGAGGGGGGAAATATAATTGGAGTTGCTGGTATTGCCAGAGATATTACCCTCCGTAAGGAACGCGAAGAAAAATTGAAAGCACTTAACAAATCTTTAGAAAAACGGGTAGTTGAACATTCAACAAAACTCATGAAGATAAATGAAGAATTAACAGAAGAAATGAACGATCATAAACGGATAGAGACAGAATTCAAACAAGATATTGAGAAGTTACAGAGGTCTTTAAGGATAATTATTCATATTCTTGCCTCTACGATTGAGTCGAAAGACATTTTTGCGGCGGATCACCAAAAACGTGTAACCCGGCTTGCCCGATGTATAGCAGAAGAGATGGGTCTTTTAAAGGACAGGGTTGATAGTATCTGTTTGGCAGCCGCTCTCCATGATATAGGAAAAGTGTCTGTGCCGGCAGAGATCCTTGGAAAAGTTGAGCAGCTCACCGAGAGTGAGTTGAATGTGCTTAAGGCTCATTCGAGGGTAGGCTATGATATAGTAAGAGAAATAGAATTTCCTTCCCCTGTTGCTCAAATTGTGCTTCAGCATCATGAGAGAATTGATGGTTCCGGATATCCCATGCGTCTGACAAGTAAAGATATACTTTTGGAAGCCAAGATTTTAAGTGTGGCCGATGTTGTAGAGGCGATATCCTTTCCCCGTCCTTATCGGTCAACCTTTGGTCTGGATAATGCGCTGGAGGAGATCTCCCGAAACAAGGGCATTCTTTACGATTTTAATGTGGTGAACGCCTGTCTGACTGTTTTTCATGAAAAAGGATTTACCTTTGAACAGGAATTATACTCAAATGTAAAACTGCTCGATGACGTTTTATTGAGGAGATAATTTTGTTACCTAATAGTGGGATACAGATTAGCACAGATAAGTACAAATAAAATAATGATGCGGGTGTTTTATGTAACTTACCCAATAGGTAATTAACTGTGCTTCTCTCTACGAATAAAAAATCTGTGTTCTTTATCGTCGTATTTCATAACACAAGTGTAAAGTCTGGAGTACCTTCGAAAGAGGATAATAGTACATGAGAACCAATAAATTCTTTGTATGTCCAAACTGTGGCAATATCAAAAAATTTAAAGTATTTACGAGTAATTTTCAAATAGTTACACAATCCCCGGAATTAGGAATACGCATGAATGAAAGCGGTGTTTTGCCTAATTTGCGGCAGGCAGATAATTATATTGAATGTCAGTTGTGTTTTAAAAAATCAGAATACGATGCAGCAGTAAATCTTGGTGAGAAATATATCAAAGACATATCAAATCAACCCAGAGAATTAAGGCGGTATACTGAGATATAAAAAGTAGTTAATCTGGCAAAGCAAAGTGTATGCTATAACATACAGTGTTGTATGATTTAAAAACAGACAAACATGCATATAAAGATTTTATTTTAGAATACTTATGACAATTTATAAGTAAAACAGTATGAATAACATACAGAAAGTACGAATAAAAATTTCTCTTTATGGAAAAGGGATGCTATAATAAACTAAATACAGGTATTGTAATAAGTTATGTTTTAAATAGTTATATATTATCCTTGTAGAAATTTTCGCATAAGGCGTTCTTGGCAGGTACATTGCTAATGATGGCAATGTTACACAGCACTAAAAATAATTTTGCATGATATCTTGTGTTTGGTGTCTGTTTGTAGAAATAAACAAGATTAATGAAAGATGCAATGAAGCTAATTGAAAATTATAAAAAAATAAGAGTTTTGAATAAAGCATTAAATATAGTGCCAAATCACGTGAAGACGGAAGTAAACCATTATGCCCTAGTTGAAACATTTGTAGATGCTATTATATCGGCAAATCAGGAAGGGCGTATTGTTTATTGTAACCCTGCAGCAAAAAAGATGTTTGGATATCAGGAAGAGATCATTGGTTGCGATATTACTGTCCTTATGCCTGAACGATATCGGCTAAAATATCAAATAGGTATGACGAAGTATATAAATACAGGGCTAACAAGGATTATAGGACAAACCATAGAGTCAGTTGGTTTAAAGAAGGATGGTATTGAATTTCCCATAGAGTTATCTGTATCGGCATCCATGGTTGATGACCGATATTTTTTTACCGGTATTATCCGGGATATTACTGAAAGAAAGTGTACGGAGTTTAAACTCCTTGAGTCTAATAGGAAATTGCAAGAGCTTTCTATTAAGGATAGTTTAACGAATTTATATAATCGGCGCCATACTTTTCATGTAATGGAAATTGAATTCAACAGGGCAAAAAGATATCAAAAATCCCTCTCATGTTTAATGATCGATATAGATTATTTTAAAAATATCAATGATCTCTATGGTCATCCCTTTGGAGATAAAGTACTCGTACATTTCTCCTCCTTTTTACTCAATATGATACGCTCTACCGATATAGTTTCCCGATATGGAGGTGAAGAGTTTCTTGTTATTCTTCCCGATGTAGATATAAAGGGTGCTATGGACTTTGCTGAAAGATTACGGGAAGCCGTATCTAAACATACTATAGAGGATAAAGAAAGGAATATAAATGCAGCATTGAGCATCAGTGTTGGAGTCAGCTCTTTTACAGATAGTACACTTAATAAAGAAGAAATAATAAGCCAGGCAGATAAAGCCCTTTACGAGGCCAAGCGATCGGGAAGAAACAGAGTTTGCTGTATTCAAACTTGTAAGACTGTTTAAAAAGAATAACTGTATCCGTATCTTTAAAATACTAACACAGGACGTGGAGACGCAAGATTTTGCGTCTCTCAGGGGAATGAACCCACCCTTAACCCCATATACATCAAGCTAAAATAGGGAAACGGTGAAGAATAACATAATCCCCCTTAATCCCCTTTTAGAAAACTTATCCTTATCCACATCTTTAAATACCACAAAGAGCACGAAGTACACGAAGAATAAGAGAGTTCCAAATCTCAATAAATTCTTTTTATGATCGATCCCTTCTTGAGGCGATGTGAGTGTGAGTGAGAAAACACTGACACTGACACTAAACAAAAAGCAACACACCCCTACCTCAATTGTAAAGACGCAAAATCTTGCGTCTCTACGCCCTTTCTTCGTGTACTTCGTGCTCTTTGTGGTATTTAAAGATGTGGGTAAGGATAAGTTTAAAAAGGGGGAAAGAAAGATAAATTTAGAAAAGAGGGAACGAGGGATTTCCCCCTTTTCTAAAACACCCATATATTTTCCCCTTTTTTAAAGGGGGATCAAGGGGGATTGTAGGTGGCTTGTTATTCTTCACCATTTCCCTATTTTAGCTTGATGCATATGCCCCTAACCTCCCTTTTAGAAAAAGGGGGAAAAGAAGGATAAGTTTAGAAAAGCAGGGTGGCACGGACAAACCGTGTCCCCGTACGTCTTGAACGGGGACATGGTTTGTCCATGGTGTTCGAATACACCCGCGGATAGGGAATATACCACACTGACAAACAGAGTTTGTCAGTGCCACCCAGGAAGAGGCTTAAAAAGAGAATAAAAATTTCACGAGAGACGCCCCCGGCGAGATATCTCTATATTCTAAAGATGTGGGTAAGGATAAGCTGGACGGGAGGGGATTGAGGGGTGGGTAAAAAAAGTTGCTGGATTTTATCTTTTAAAACCCAACCTAACTAAAGTGGTAAAGAAATATCTCAGAGTAGAGTAAAATTGCTTATTTGACCCAGCCTGCTTGCTCCCCGCGTGAATGTAGACAGGGATAGCAAATCTAAAAGTTTTTCCTATAGAATTGCATTTCCTAAACATTTGTTATTCCCAAATGTCTGTGTCGGGAATCCAGTCTCCTTTCCTGTTTTTCTTCCTCATACCGGGATTTCCGACACAGACATTCAGGAATGGCAAGAAGAACCATCGTGGATTCAAACCCACGCTCTTGTTCCTTCTCTGGTGCGCCAAATCATTCCCAGGTTTCACGTGTCCATTCCTAATTATAGAGAATGCACTCCGAGAGAATTTTAAGCAGTTGAAATTGTCATTGACATTAATTTTGTAAACTTGTAAAATGCCGTTTTCTCAGTGACAGATACTTGTATGATAAGTAGTTACAATAATTCCCATTATTGCATGAAATACGTATGTACATTGGCATTGATATAATAGAAATAAAACGTATTGAAAGATTATTTTCTTCTAATGAGGGTTTTTTGAAGAAAATTTATACGGAAAAAGAAGTAGAATACTGTAATCAAAAAAAGAATAAATATCAGCATTTTGCAGCGCGTTTTGCTACCAAAGAGGCTGTATTCAAGGCATTAGGGACGGGCTGGATAGGCACTATGAAATGGACAGATATTGAGTTGTTAAACGACGAAATGGGAAAACCGTATTTGAACCTTTATGGAAGTGTAAAAGAACTGGCAAATAAAAAGAATATTAACAATATTTCTGTATCAGTATCCCATTGCCGGGATTATGCTATTGCTCAGGTATTATTA is a window from the Candidatus Jettenia sp. genome containing:
- a CDS encoding PAS domain S-box protein, producing MEISKFIYTLTENEQARLLLAGLNDLAYIYDTEGNIVFVNKVFEKLTGHKAEEFCGKPFTSLFEEDDIKKALDTYTRTLQGESPHYEIYFRNTKVFCEYKNSPLTDEGGNIIGVAGIARDITLRKEREEKLKALNKSLEKRVVEHSTKLMKINEELTEEMNDHKRIETEFKQDIEKLQRSLRIIIHILASTIESKDIFAADHQKRVTRLARCIAEEMGLLKDRVDSICLAAALHDIGKVSVPAEILGKVEQLTESELNVLKAHSRVGYDIVREIEFPSPVAQIVLQHHERIDGSGYPMRLTSKDILLEAKILSVADVVEAISFPRPYRSTFGLDNALEEISRNKGILYDFNVVNACLTVFHEKGFTFEQELYSNVKLLDDVLLRR
- the acpS gene encoding holo-ACP synthase, with protein sequence MYIGIDIIEIKRIERLFSSNEGFLKKIYTEKEVEYCNQKKNKYQHFAARFATKEAVFKALGTGWIGTMKWTDIELLNDEMGKPYLNLYGSVKELANKKNINNISVSVSHCRDYAIAQVLLVPGSI
- a CDS encoding sigma 54-interacting transcriptional regulator is translated as MKAKILVIDDEESIRFTFERFLQDEGYEVIAVKDYNEALLKVSESNFDLIFADVILENNTGIDFLREIRKKSFNSPVVMITGSPNIETASDALRLGAFDYIPKPVRQETLLRITKIALQHKELVDEKEKYRSNLEAIFSSVKDAIITVDKELLVLEINEAAKGICNLSRDAIGQPLGSISKFCNGQCLNALEETIKEKQPVEIYRLECKHKFHSQQVVNVTTYPLLDNKGVFSGAILVVRDETHLADLERDMKERQQFHNIIGKSEKMQLIYSLMENLADVQTTVLVTGESGTGKELVAEALHYKGERNNKPFVKVNCSALSENLLESELFGHVKGAFTGAVQDRIGRFQKANSGTIFLDEIGDISPRMQLQLLRVLQEREFERVGDSTPIRVDVRVVAATNQNLKEKIRRGEFREDLYYRLKVVEVNLPPLRDRREDIPLLVNHFLNKFNKKLTKEIVAVSSDVQKIFMEYQWPGNIRELEHTLEHAFILCRQKTITVNHLPSAFKDFVGTKTSFLEDMKIDEPQAILQALKKASWNKAMAARLLGMSRRTIYRKIHDYKIKIQDL
- a CDS encoding sensor domain-containing diguanylate cyclase, which codes for MKLIENYKKIRVLNKALNIVPNHVKTEVNHYALVETFVDAIISANQEGRIVYCNPAAKKMFGYQEEIIGCDITVLMPERYRLKYQIGMTKYINTGLTRIIGQTIESVGLKKDGIEFPIELSVSASMVDDRYFFTGIIRDITERKCTEFKLLESNRKLQELSIKDSLTNLYNRRHTFHVMEIEFNRAKRYQKSLSCLMIDIDYFKNINDLYGHPFGDKVLVHFSSFLLNMIRSTDIVSRYGGEEFLVILPDVDIKGAMDFAERLREAVSKHTIEDKERNINAALSISVGVSSFTDSTLNKEEIISQADKALYEAKRSGRNRVCCIQTCKTV